The Hypanus sabinus isolate sHypSab1 chromosome X1, sHypSab1.hap1, whole genome shotgun sequence genome window below encodes:
- the LOC132385000 gene encoding neurexophilin-2-like, translated as MELTPTQSQLSRTLDLLDLTSGPQSLSLSYGGGGVVLHPPSSASLRESPGGPSVLPDWPPLPLDPLPRRRRRLQLKPGRGRKLFGWGDFYVNVRTVKFSVLLTGKVVDHVNGTFSVFFRHNSSSLGNVSVSIVPPTRLVGFNLLQETAPELAAAAAVGHRLFNCRVEYEKTDRARKTRPCLYDPSRLCYSEHTQSQASWMCTKPFKVICIFLAFYSTDYKLVQKVCPDYNFHNELPYLG; from the exons ATGGAG CTCACCCCCACTCAAAGCCAACTCTCACGGACCCTTGACCTCCTGGACCTGACCTCCGGCCCgcagtcgctctctctctcatacgGGGGAGGCGGCGTGGTCCTGCATCCTCCCTCCTCTGCCTCCCTGCGGGAGAGTCCAGGGGGCCCCTCTGTCTTGCCTGACTGGCCTCCATTGCCCCTCGACCCCCTCCCACGCCGGCGGCGGCGCCTCCAACTGAAGCCCGGCCGGGGTCGCAAGCTATTTGGCTGGGGTGACTTCTACGTGAATGTGCGGACGGTGAAGTTCAGCGTGCTGCTGACCGGGAAGGTCGTGGACCACGTGAACGGCACCTTCAGTGTCTTCTTCCGGCACAACTCCTCCAGCCTGGGTAATGTCTCTGTTAGCATTGTGCCCCCAACTCGCCTGGTGGGTTTCAACCTCCTCCAGGAGACGGCACCGGAGCTGGCGGCCGCTGCCGCCGTGGGTCACCGTCTCTTCAACTGCCGGGTGGAGTACGAGAAGACGGACCGGGCGCGCAAGACCCGCCCCTGCCTCTATGACCCCTCACGCCTCTGTTACTCGGAGCACACCCAGAGCCAGGCGTCCTGGATGTGCACCAAACCCTTCAAGGTCATCTGCATCTTTCTAGCCTTCTACAGCACCGACTACAAGCTGGTCCAGAAGGTTTGCCCTGACTATAACTTCCACAACGAGCTGCCCTACCTTGGCTGA